The following is a genomic window from Episyrphus balteatus chromosome 1, idEpiBalt1.1, whole genome shotgun sequence.
ccgaacttctataagcagttaaattctgaagcaagctcaatacaagctgtatacaaagtagaacctgcgagatttcaatttatagaagctgttgtgctagttgggagtTGCGTTTAtcattttcaatggaacgcggccttaaggcttggccacaccggagggtacgcggtagaggtacaggtaacggtacgggtatttgtatggaaaaaattccaaactgacacatcaacgttcgggtgtggaatttttttaatacaaatatcgttgccgctacccgtaccgctaccgcgtaccctccggtgtggccaagcctttataacTCATTATACAATCGCGTTACGTTacgttaaaaaaagtttaatcttCGAACACTGCCCCTTGCTAATCTTATCTTTCGTTTTATCTGacatttatcttttttcttaattattttcttaatttattttgcCCGTCCTTGACAATCTACCGGCTCCTTCTACTAGCaccattaatttaattaaatagttTTCTTTCTTGCACACGCATAAATCCCAACCTAACCGACACCGCAAATACTGCAACAACACTACTTCACCGTTCTAAATGACGTATTTGAAACAGAGCAGCCAACACCGACGTAGCAACGGCATTTTGATGATAGCTTCAATTTTGGCATTCTTCTCGTTATTCTCAACAGCGATGGCAGCAAACAAGGAACGTACTTTTATTATGGTCAAGCCCGATGCCGTCCAACGTGGACTCGTCGGCAAGATCATCGAGCGTTTCGAACAGAAAGGCTTCAAATTGGTCGCCATGAAATTCATGTGGGTATGTATtcaataaagaaaattttttcatcatcttccttttttttttcttgtgacaaaaatcaattttccaacCCAAACCACCTCTTCTTCGTCGCCATTTTTACTAATCATTTGCCCCCCTGATAGCTTTTGTATGAAGTTTAAGGGGTGAAGGGCATTTCAAGTTgatattaaatttgtttaaataaaactgtAATTAGTTGCataattctaaaataatataagtttaaagtaaaatcgATAAAGATTGACACTTTTTTGTTGGGAAAATGATGTTACCACGTGAGATTAttcataacctcaaaaaaatgcaatatccTGTGACATGTCAAACACGTCATTAATTTCACTTTTATCTTGCTCTCGTTTTTCGCAGGCTTCCAAGGACTTGTTGGAGAAACACTACTCCGACTTATCTGCTCGTCCATTCTTCCCCGGTTTGGTTAATTACATGAGCTCCGGCCCAGTagttccaatggtgtgggaagGTTTGAATGTCGTCAAGACCGGTCGCCAAATGTTGGGTGCCACCAACCCAGCTGACTCCCTGCCAGGTACAATTCGTGGTGATTTCTGCATCCAAGTTGGACGCAACATTCTCCATGGTTCCGATGCTGTTGAATCGGCTAACAAGGAAATCGCTTTGTGGTTCAATGAGAAAGAATTGGTCTCATGGACTCCAGCTGCCGAGAACTGGGTCTACGAATAAGAAgttgatctttaaaaattcgtcatacttttgtttcttagtattaaaaaaaaaaaataattaaacaatcGTCAAGCATTTCCaactttttaagttaaaaaacgagaaaaacacgtcaaataaataaaaaaaaagttaaccgAAAATTCattctgttgttgtttttttgtatgatttggTTTCTTATCTTTAAGGGTAGAAtaagcttttttgtttgtgattcCTATTTTGCAAGCTGGTTTGATTGTTATGCAAGAATTGTTCTTTGTCTTTGGAACTTCCAGTTATCTTTATTAGCAGTTTCACATAACAGGTTATAAATTGGTTACTATTGCATTGTGCAACACAAATTGGATTTGTTTCTGCATTTATGAGTTAGAAAAGGTCACCTTGTACGGAAACGTAACTGTTGGGATATATACTGCAGTTATTTCGTCTGTGGAAAGCACAATAAATAATTCTAGCTCCATAGAATTTGTTAAAGACTTGGAACAATTTTGCCATCTGTAGACGATTTGTTGATAAGATTTAGGAGCAATCTACTTACCTATTAGTTTGGATTTAATTCTTAGAGTTTTATATATTGATTGATATTGATTTGGCTTTCTTTTGTCATAAAGACTTAAAATACAAATCAATATTTTccaattatttttataagctGCATTATAATGAAAGCATAACAGTGCGGTACCTACCCATCTACCATTCCAATGAAGATTTATTTCGATCGATAGTGTCTTACATCAAGTCTGTCTGGGTAGGTATAAatcgttatttttaatttattgatctTTATCCACACGAGGAATAAAATCAAAAGCTTTAAGGGTCTTTTTTGTGATGGTGATGACTTATTTGTCTATTATACTTAAATATAAGTTGGAAGCTTGAGTATGAACTcgatgttttaaataaaataggacCAACTCTTAAGTTTAAACCAAATACAGCAGTCatccctcgataatgtgaattaccgATAATGCAAATTTCTCTAAAATATGAATCgcgaaaaattttcattgtcatctctataatgtgaatttcgaaaatttttagactcTATAATGTGAATTTCCTTTGCAAAAGCTTGCCTGTTTTTTCTCGTTCGTACACGCAATTTATGTATAAGTCTGAAAAATGCATAACTGTTATTTGTCTAGACATATCTTAAGATATATTAAATGCAGCTGCAGGCTGGAGATGTTTGTGCTAGCATTTTACAtctttttatgaagttttttttacgttttttttttttttttgaataattgatTTAAAgattcttatgattttttttcagtttttgaaatgGAGTGTACTCTTTATTATActtgtattttattgatttgtttattaattcagtaaatgcttaaactgagcttaaaataaataaagtcctgctcaaaattaacgcacacatttttcgtctgaagttatacccctgcatcttattttaaaaggctttaaaattctttggtgcatttttttgtgttttgttattgtttagcaagtcgaaaaaatgctaaactgcaacagtattatcaaccaaaaaaaaggtaaaccaaatttaacaattcaaggtctgaaaactgattataaaat
Proteins encoded in this region:
- the LOC129907459 gene encoding nucleoside diphosphate kinase, which translates into the protein MTYLKQSSQHRRSNGILMIASILAFFSLFSTAMAANKERTFIMVKPDAVQRGLVGKIIERFEQKGFKLVAMKFMWASKDLLEKHYSDLSARPFFPGLVNYMSSGPVVPMVWEGLNVVKTGRQMLGATNPADSLPGTIRGDFCIQVGRNILHGSDAVESANKEIALWFNEKELVSWTPAAENWVYE